In a single window of the Amycolatopsis sp. cg5 genome:
- a CDS encoding epoxide hydrolase family protein gives MENFRIDIPQAKLDELHTRLANTRWPDELPDVGWSHGIPVSSVRRLAERWRTGYDWRAWERELNAYPQFVTEIDGQCVHFLHIRSANEQSLPLLLLHGWPSSFVEFLDVIEPLSRDFHLVIPSYPGFAFSGPTQLPGQGGIESYAEVIAALMSGLGYQRYGVAGGDVGSFVGPMLGRIDTEHVAGVYVTGLITLTDEVVAGFREVGGYAAIQSTRPQTLAFGMHDSPAALLAWIADIFHLFAKEPIDDDRLLTTVMLYWLTGTFASSTRLYRESAVWGAEPDDSGVPTACAVFPGDNTDRETAERQNTMVHWSEFDRGGHFAAMEAPDLLAGDIREFFGKLR, from the coding sequence ATGGAGAACTTCCGCATCGACATCCCGCAGGCCAAGCTCGACGAGCTCCACACCAGGCTGGCGAACACCCGCTGGCCGGACGAGCTGCCGGACGTCGGCTGGAGCCACGGCATCCCGGTCTCGTCCGTGCGACGGCTCGCCGAGCGCTGGCGGACCGGCTACGACTGGCGGGCCTGGGAACGCGAGCTCAACGCCTATCCGCAGTTCGTCACCGAGATCGACGGGCAGTGCGTGCATTTCCTGCACATCCGGTCGGCGAACGAGCAGTCGTTGCCGTTGCTGCTGTTGCACGGCTGGCCGTCGTCCTTTGTGGAGTTCCTCGACGTCATCGAGCCGCTGTCGCGAGACTTCCACCTGGTCATCCCGTCCTACCCCGGTTTCGCTTTCTCCGGGCCGACCCAGCTGCCGGGACAAGGCGGTATCGAGAGCTACGCCGAGGTGATCGCGGCGCTGATGTCCGGCCTCGGCTACCAGCGGTACGGCGTGGCGGGCGGTGACGTCGGGTCGTTCGTCGGGCCGATGCTGGGACGGATCGACACCGAGCACGTGGCCGGCGTGTACGTCACCGGGCTGATCACGCTGACCGACGAGGTGGTGGCCGGCTTCCGCGAGGTCGGCGGCTACGCGGCGATCCAGTCGACCAGGCCGCAGACGCTGGCCTTCGGCATGCACGACTCCCCCGCCGCGCTGCTGGCGTGGATCGCCGACATCTTCCACCTCTTCGCGAAGGAGCCGATCGACGACGACCGGCTGCTCACCACCGTGATGCTCTACTGGCTCACCGGGACGTTCGCCTCGTCGACGCGCCTCTACCGCGAGTCCGCGGTCTGGGGCGCGGAGCCCGACGACTCGGGCGTGCCGACCGCGTGCGCGGTGTTCCCCGGTGACAACACCGACCGGGAGACAGCGGAGCGGCAGAACACCATGGTGCACTGGTCGGAGTTCGATCGCGGCGGGCACTTCGCCGCGATGGAGGCGCCGGACCTGCTGGCCGGCGACATCCGCGAGTTCTTCGGGAAGCTGCGATGA
- a CDS encoding winged helix DNA-binding domain-containing protein — protein sequence MTRLSTRTLNRTTFERQLLLERADLSTVDATERLLGLNAQGPNLPYLALWNRLRDFEIKDLTAAIEDGSLVRSTLMRATQHLLSVADFRLIRPAVAPLLVRVQRNAWGKSTVGIDLDALVADARRLLAEGPLTRPQLGKRLAESRPGADPTALGWTVQYLEPLVHPAPSGTWNVHGATPFASAEWTGATGKTDLPEMIRRYLAAFGPASVSDARAWSGVGGLKEVFEEMRPELRTYTDENGRELFDLPDATLASADLPAPVRLVPDFDAPLLAFADRTRVMTDEVRKAVCIGASVAATVLVDGTVAAKWSTKKTKDSVELTVEPLRLLSKVERAAIEAEAARLLAFTEPGLKGVVSGMTG from the coding sequence ATGACCAGGCTCAGCACACGCACGCTCAACCGCACGACATTCGAGCGGCAGCTGCTGCTCGAACGCGCGGACCTGTCCACAGTGGACGCGACGGAGCGGCTGCTCGGGCTCAACGCGCAAGGCCCGAACCTGCCCTACCTCGCGCTGTGGAACCGGCTGCGCGACTTCGAGATCAAGGACCTCACCGCGGCCATCGAGGACGGCTCGCTCGTCCGGTCGACGCTGATGCGCGCCACCCAGCACCTGCTTTCGGTCGCGGACTTCCGCCTGATCCGCCCGGCCGTGGCTCCCCTGCTGGTCCGCGTGCAGCGCAACGCGTGGGGCAAGTCCACTGTGGGCATCGACCTCGACGCGCTCGTCGCCGACGCCAGGCGTCTGCTCGCCGAAGGCCCGCTGACCAGGCCCCAGCTCGGCAAACGGCTCGCCGAATCCCGGCCGGGCGCCGACCCGACCGCGCTCGGCTGGACCGTGCAGTACCTGGAGCCCCTCGTGCACCCGGCGCCGAGCGGCACCTGGAACGTCCACGGCGCGACGCCGTTCGCCAGTGCGGAGTGGACCGGTGCCACCGGGAAGACCGACCTGCCCGAGATGATCAGGCGCTACCTGGCCGCGTTCGGCCCGGCGAGTGTCTCGGACGCAAGGGCCTGGTCAGGCGTTGGCGGCTTGAAGGAGGTCTTCGAAGAGATGCGGCCCGAGCTGCGGACCTACACCGACGAGAACGGGCGGGAGTTGTTCGACCTGCCGGACGCGACCTTGGCGTCGGCGGACCTTCCGGCGCCGGTGCGGCTGGTTCCCGACTTCGACGCGCCGCTGCTGGCCTTCGCCGACCGGACCAGGGTCATGACCGACGAGGTCCGCAAAGCGGTCTGCATCGGCGCTTCGGTCGCGGCGACGGTGCTGGTCGACGGCACGGTCGCGGCGAAGTGGTCGACCAAGAAGACCAAGGATTCCGTCGAGCTGACGGTGGAACCACTGCGTCTGCTGTCCAAAGTGGAGCGCGCCGCGATCGAAGCCGAGGCCGCGCGCTTGCTGGCCTTCACGGAACCCGGCCTGAAAGGGGTCGTGAGTGGTATGACCGGTTAG
- a CDS encoding succinate dehydrogenase/fumarate reductase iron-sulfur subunit, protein MSYKASFRVWRGDSDDGELQDYKVEVNEGEVVLDILHRLQATQTPDLAVRWNCKAGKCGSCSAEINGKPRLLCMTRMSTFTEDEVITVTPMRTFPVIRDLVTDVSFNYTKAREIPSFTPPPDLKPGEYRMQQVDVERSQEFRKCIECFLCQNTCHVVRDHEENKENFAGPRYLMRIAELEMHPLDVADRRDEAQEEHGLGYCNITKCCSDVCPEGIHITDNALIPMKERVADRKYDPIVWLGNKLFRRG, encoded by the coding sequence ATGAGCTACAAGGCGAGCTTCCGGGTCTGGCGAGGCGACTCCGACGACGGCGAGCTGCAGGACTACAAGGTCGAGGTCAACGAGGGCGAGGTCGTGCTGGACATCCTGCACCGGCTGCAGGCCACGCAGACCCCCGACCTCGCGGTCCGGTGGAACTGCAAGGCCGGCAAGTGCGGATCCTGCTCGGCGGAGATCAACGGCAAGCCGCGCCTGCTGTGCATGACGCGGATGTCGACCTTCACCGAGGACGAGGTCATCACGGTGACCCCGATGCGCACCTTCCCGGTGATCAGGGACCTGGTGACGGACGTTTCGTTCAACTACACCAAGGCCCGCGAGATCCCGTCGTTCACCCCGCCGCCGGACCTGAAGCCCGGCGAGTACCGGATGCAGCAGGTGGACGTCGAGCGCTCGCAGGAGTTCCGCAAGTGCATCGAGTGCTTCCTGTGCCAGAACACCTGTCACGTGGTGCGCGACCACGAGGAGAACAAGGAGAACTTCGCGGGCCCGCGGTACCTGATGCGGATCGCGGAGCTCGAGATGCACCCCTTGGACGTCGCGGACCGTCGTGACGAGGCGCAGGAGGAACACGGCCTCGGCTACTGCAACATCACCAAGTGCTGCAGCGATGTGTGCCCCGAGGGCATCCACATCACGGACAACGCGCTCATTCCGATGAAGGAGCGCGTCGCCGACCGCAAGTACGACCCCATCGTCTGGCTCGGCAACAAGCTTTTCCGACGGGGTTAA
- a CDS encoding fumarate reductase/succinate dehydrogenase flavoprotein subunit, whose protein sequence is MTEVERLNYDVVVIGAGGAGLRAVIEARERGYSVAVVCKSLFGKAHTVMAEGGCAASMGNANSNDNWQVHFRDTMRGGKFLNNWRMAELHAREAPDRVWELETYGALFDRTADGRISQRNFGGHTYPRLAHVGDRTGLELIRTMQQKIVSLQQEDFKETGDYEARIKVFAECTITELLTDDGRISGAFGYWRESGRFILFETPAVVLATGGIGKSFKVTSNSWEYTGDGHALALRAGANLINMEFIQFHPTGMVWPPSVKGILVTEGVRGDGGVLKNTEDKRFMFEYVPEVFKGQYAETEEEADRWYTDQEENRRTPDLLPRDEVARAINSEVKAGRGSPHGGVFLDIASRLPAEEIKKRLPSMYHQFKELADVDITKEPMEVGPTCHYVMGGIEVDPDTAAASVPGLFAAGECSGGMHGSNRLGGNSLSDLLVFGRRAGLGAASYVGGLEKRPVARQSDVDAAAKMALAPFDPPADGVEENPYTLHTEMQQSMNDLVGIIRKAEEIEQALVKLEEIRARVLRVVVEGHRQFNPGWHLAVDLRNMLLVSECVAKAALARTESRGGHTRDDFPAMDSTWRNTLLVCSASDGDNPVVPDVTVTPKPQLPMREDLLELFELSEVAKYYTDEELAAHPGRTEK, encoded by the coding sequence ATGACCGAAGTGGAACGGCTCAATTACGACGTCGTGGTGATCGGTGCCGGTGGCGCCGGGCTGCGCGCGGTCATCGAAGCCAGGGAACGCGGCTACAGCGTCGCGGTGGTGTGCAAGTCGCTGTTCGGCAAGGCGCACACGGTCATGGCCGAGGGCGGCTGCGCGGCCTCGATGGGCAACGCGAACTCGAACGACAACTGGCAGGTGCACTTCCGCGACACCATGCGCGGCGGGAAGTTCCTCAACAACTGGCGGATGGCCGAGCTGCACGCCAGGGAGGCGCCCGACCGAGTCTGGGAGCTGGAGACCTACGGCGCGCTGTTCGACCGCACCGCCGACGGCCGGATCAGCCAGCGCAACTTCGGCGGCCACACCTACCCGAGGCTCGCGCACGTCGGTGACCGGACCGGCCTCGAGCTGATCCGCACCATGCAGCAGAAGATCGTTTCGCTGCAGCAGGAGGACTTCAAGGAGACGGGCGACTACGAAGCCCGGATCAAGGTGTTCGCCGAGTGCACGATCACCGAGCTGCTCACCGACGACGGCCGGATCTCCGGCGCTTTCGGCTACTGGCGCGAAAGCGGCAGGTTCATCCTGTTCGAGACGCCAGCCGTGGTGCTCGCGACCGGCGGTATCGGCAAGTCGTTCAAGGTGACCTCGAACTCGTGGGAGTACACGGGTGACGGGCACGCGCTGGCGCTGCGCGCCGGCGCGAACCTGATCAACATGGAGTTCATCCAGTTCCACCCGACGGGCATGGTCTGGCCGCCCTCGGTGAAGGGGATCCTGGTCACCGAAGGCGTGCGCGGCGACGGTGGTGTCCTCAAGAACACCGAGGACAAGCGCTTCATGTTCGAGTACGTGCCCGAGGTCTTCAAGGGGCAGTACGCGGAGACCGAGGAAGAGGCCGACCGCTGGTACACCGACCAGGAGGAGAACCGGCGCACGCCGGACCTGCTCCCGCGTGACGAGGTCGCCCGCGCGATCAACTCGGAGGTCAAGGCGGGCCGGGGATCGCCGCACGGCGGTGTGTTCCTCGACATCGCCTCGCGCCTGCCCGCCGAGGAGATCAAGAAGCGGCTTCCGTCGATGTACCACCAGTTCAAGGAGCTGGCCGACGTCGACATCACCAAGGAGCCGATGGAGGTCGGGCCCACCTGCCACTACGTGATGGGCGGGATCGAGGTCGACCCGGACACCGCGGCGGCCAGCGTTCCCGGGCTCTTCGCGGCGGGCGAGTGCTCCGGCGGCATGCACGGCTCCAACCGGCTCGGCGGCAACTCGCTGTCGGACCTGCTGGTGTTCGGCAGGCGCGCCGGCCTCGGCGCGGCGTCCTATGTGGGCGGTCTCGAGAAGCGCCCGGTGGCGCGTCAGTCCGATGTGGACGCTGCGGCGAAGATGGCGCTCGCGCCGTTCGACCCGCCCGCAGACGGCGTCGAAGAGAACCCGTACACCCTGCACACCGAGATGCAGCAGTCGATGAACGACCTGGTCGGCATCATCCGCAAGGCGGAGGAGATCGAGCAGGCGCTGGTCAAGCTGGAAGAGATCCGCGCGCGGGTGCTGCGCGTGGTCGTCGAAGGCCACCGGCAGTTCAACCCCGGCTGGCACCTCGCCGTCGACCTGCGCAACATGCTGCTCGTCAGCGAATGCGTCGCGAAGGCGGCGCTGGCGCGCACGGAAAGCCGTGGCGGGCACACCCGCGACGACTTCCCGGCCATGGACTCGACCTGGCGCAACACGTTGCTCGTCTGCAGCGCGTCCGACGGTGACAACCCGGTGGTGCCGGACGTGACCGTCACCCCGAAGCCGCAGCTGCCCATGCGTGAGGACCTGCTGGAGCTCTTCGAGCTTTCCGAGGTGGCGAAGTACTACACCGACGAAGAGCTGGCCGCGCACCCCGGAAGGACCGAGAAATGA
- the edd gene encoding phosphogluconate dehydratase: MSSSRIHPVIADVTARIAERSAATRSAYLERIDAAYAEGPQRRGLACSNLAHGFAAVEGVDRDALRALRKPNVAIVSSYNEMLSAHQPLGEYPAWLKKAAAGNGGVAQFAGGVPAMCDGVTQGRAGMELSMFSREVIAMSTAIALSHDMFDSTLLLGVCDKIVPGLLIGALSFGHLPAILVPAGPMESGLPNKEKARVRQLYAEGLATREELLDAEAASYHSVGTCTFYGTANSNQMVVEVMGLHLPGASFVQPRTALRRALTEEAGRRAVTIARGEEYTPLGRVIDEKSVVNGVISLLATGGSTNHTMHLVAIAAAAGIQLTWDDFTDLSAVVPLLARVYPNGSADINHFHAAGGIQFLVGTLLDAGLLHEDVRTVVGDGLNRYRQEPILDDGELIWRDVPTHSLDEDVLRPAWRPFASDGGLRMVSGNLGRAVIKVSAVASDRRKVEAPARVFTTQEAFTEAFKAGELNRDVVVVVRNQGPRANGMPELHKLIPALGVLMDRGHQVALLTDGRMSGASGKVPAAIQLTPEAAAGGPLAKIADGDLIRLDADSGVLEALVSDHVLAERELVDGPPDEASWVGTGRELFGILRRAVGPADQGAGVFGPLTPEHFGTPVHTNMLEVK, translated from the coding sequence ATGAGCAGTTCCCGAATCCATCCTGTCATCGCGGACGTCACGGCGCGTATCGCCGAGCGGAGCGCAGCGACGCGCTCCGCCTATCTCGAACGCATCGACGCCGCCTACGCCGAAGGGCCCCAGCGCCGCGGGCTCGCGTGCAGCAACCTGGCACACGGCTTCGCCGCCGTCGAGGGCGTCGACCGCGACGCGTTGCGCGCGCTGCGCAAGCCGAACGTCGCGATCGTGTCCTCCTACAACGAAATGCTGTCCGCGCACCAGCCGCTCGGCGAGTACCCGGCCTGGCTGAAGAAGGCCGCGGCCGGCAACGGCGGCGTCGCCCAGTTCGCCGGCGGCGTGCCCGCCATGTGCGACGGCGTCACCCAGGGCCGCGCCGGCATGGAGCTGTCCATGTTCAGCCGCGAGGTGATCGCGATGTCGACCGCGATCGCGCTGTCCCACGACATGTTCGACTCGACGCTGCTGCTGGGCGTCTGCGACAAGATCGTGCCCGGCCTGCTGATCGGCGCGCTGTCGTTCGGGCACCTGCCCGCGATCCTGGTCCCGGCCGGTCCGATGGAAAGCGGCCTGCCGAACAAGGAGAAGGCCCGCGTCCGCCAGCTGTACGCCGAGGGCCTCGCGACGCGCGAAGAGCTGCTCGACGCCGAGGCCGCGTCGTATCACTCCGTCGGCACCTGCACCTTCTACGGCACGGCCAACTCGAACCAGATGGTCGTCGAGGTGATGGGCCTGCACCTGCCCGGCGCGAGCTTCGTGCAGCCTCGCACCGCCTTGCGCCGCGCGCTGACCGAAGAGGCGGGCCGCCGTGCGGTCACCATCGCGCGCGGCGAGGAGTACACCCCGCTCGGCCGGGTCATCGACGAGAAGTCCGTGGTCAACGGCGTGATCTCGCTGCTGGCCACAGGTGGCTCGACCAACCACACGATGCACCTGGTCGCCATCGCGGCCGCCGCGGGCATTCAGCTGACCTGGGACGACTTCACCGATCTGTCGGCCGTCGTCCCGCTGCTGGCGCGGGTGTACCCGAACGGCAGCGCCGACATCAACCACTTCCACGCGGCGGGCGGGATCCAGTTCCTCGTCGGCACGCTGCTCGACGCCGGGCTGCTGCACGAAGACGTCCGCACGGTCGTCGGGGACGGGCTGAACCGCTACCGCCAGGAGCCGATCCTCGACGACGGCGAGCTGATCTGGCGTGACGTGCCGACGCACAGTCTCGACGAGGACGTGCTGCGCCCGGCGTGGCGGCCGTTCGCCTCGGACGGCGGGCTGCGCATGGTTTCCGGCAACCTCGGCCGCGCGGTGATCAAGGTCTCGGCGGTGGCTTCGGACCGTCGCAAGGTCGAGGCGCCCGCGCGCGTGTTCACCACGCAGGAGGCGTTCACCGAGGCGTTCAAGGCGGGCGAGCTGAACCGCGACGTCGTGGTCGTCGTCCGCAACCAGGGCCCGCGCGCCAACGGGATGCCCGAGCTGCACAAGCTGATCCCCGCGCTCGGCGTGCTGATGGACCGCGGTCACCAGGTCGCGCTGCTCACCGACGGCCGCATGTCCGGCGCGTCCGGCAAGGTGCCCGCCGCGATCCAGCTGACCCCGGAGGCGGCGGCCGGTGGCCCGCTCGCGAAGATCGCGGACGGCGACCTGATCCGGCTCGACGCGGACTCTGGCGTGCTCGAGGCACTGGTGAGCGATCATGTGCTCGCGGAGCGTGAACTGGTGGACGGGCCGCCCGACGAGGCATCCTGGGTCGGCACCGGGCGCGAGCTGTTCGGCATCCTGCGCCGCGCGGTCGGCCCCGCCGACCAGGGCGCCGGTGTGTTCGGGCCGCTGACGCCCGAACATTTCGGCACGCCAGTACACACGAACATGTTGGAGGTTAAGTGA
- the eda gene encoding bifunctional 4-hydroxy-2-oxoglutarate aldolase/2-dehydro-3-deoxy-phosphogluconate aldolase, protein MSTGADLLDLSPVMPVVVVSDVDDAVPVASALLAGGIRVIELTLRTPVALASIERVANEVPDIVIGAGTVTAPDHAKQAADAGASFLVTPGVTDQVLDACFDTGLPFLPGASTVSEAMRLAERGVTALKFFPAEASGGVDYLKSIGGPLPGLRFCPTGGITVKTAPTYLALPNVGCIGGSWLTPKDALAAKDFARIEAFAREASSLRD, encoded by the coding sequence GTGAGCACCGGAGCGGACCTGCTCGACCTGTCCCCCGTGATGCCCGTCGTCGTGGTGTCCGATGTGGACGACGCGGTGCCGGTGGCCAGCGCGCTGCTCGCGGGCGGGATCAGGGTGATCGAGCTGACGCTGCGGACGCCGGTCGCGCTCGCCTCGATCGAGCGGGTGGCGAACGAGGTCCCCGACATCGTCATCGGCGCGGGCACGGTCACCGCGCCCGACCACGCGAAGCAGGCTGCGGACGCGGGCGCCTCGTTCCTGGTCACACCGGGCGTCACCGACCAGGTGCTCGACGCCTGCTTCGACACCGGGCTGCCGTTCCTCCCCGGCGCGAGCACGGTGTCCGAAGCGATGCGACTGGCCGAGCGCGGCGTGACGGCGCTGAAGTTCTTCCCCGCGGAAGCGAGCGGCGGCGTCGACTACCTGAAGTCGATCGGCGGCCCGTTGCCCGGCCTGCGCTTCTGCCCGACCGGCGGCATCACCGTCAAGACCGCGCCGACGTACCTGGCGCTGCCCAACGTCGGCTGCATCGGCGGCTCCTGGCTCACCCCCAAGGATGCCTTGGCCGCCAAGGACTTCGCGCGCATCGAAGCCTTCGCGCGCGAAGCCTCCTCCCTCCGCGACTGA
- a CDS encoding RidA family protein, with protein sequence MERTAVNPVTWSAELGFNQGELVSGHTRTLYCSGQTAMSGEGKPECEGDMAGQVTLSLDNLDAVLAEAGMSLANLVRLNVYTTDVDLLFQHYGVLAARLGAAGVAPSTTMLGVTRLAIPGQLVELEGTAVG encoded by the coding sequence GTGGAGAGAACGGCCGTCAACCCGGTCACGTGGTCGGCGGAGCTGGGATTCAATCAGGGCGAGCTGGTGTCCGGGCACACCCGCACGTTGTACTGCTCGGGGCAGACCGCGATGAGCGGCGAGGGCAAGCCCGAGTGCGAAGGCGACATGGCGGGCCAGGTGACGCTGAGCCTCGACAACCTCGACGCCGTGCTCGCCGAGGCGGGCATGTCGCTCGCGAACCTGGTGCGCCTCAACGTCTACACGACCGACGTCGACCTGCTCTTCCAGCACTACGGCGTGCTGGCCGCGCGGCTGGGCGCGGCCGGCGTCGCGCCGTCCACCACGATGCTCGGCGTGACGCGCCTGGCGATCCCAGGCCAGCTCGTCGAGCTCGAAGGCACCGCCGTCGGCTAA
- a CDS encoding helix-turn-helix transcriptional regulator: MRADRLVSLVLLLRQRGRLSATALARELEVSTRTVLRDIEALSAAGVPVYAERGRNGGFALLPGFQTELTGLSHDEALALLVAGSRRGAQVFGLGSALASAVLKVVDALPEGYRDTAAGAARRLLVDPEIDLLSRRVDAEEVPDAVVTEVRRAVFSGHKLRIRYAAVDQAPKWRTVDPIGLVTVRGQGYLLATRSGEDRTYRLARITAAEELDEPAERPDRVDLDRAWQDRSTRFRTGGDQVAVLVRVHPARREELVTTALAVHAEEAGADGWLRLDVTFQDPRHAEWALWQLGTQAEALAPLWLRTSLRDRAAAVASCYGVVQPNMPTS, translated from the coding sequence ATGCGCGCCGACCGGTTGGTCTCGCTGGTGCTGCTCTTGCGCCAGCGCGGGCGGCTGTCCGCGACCGCGCTCGCCCGCGAGCTGGAAGTGTCCACCCGCACCGTGCTGCGTGACATCGAAGCGTTGTCCGCGGCGGGCGTTCCGGTCTACGCCGAGCGCGGCAGGAACGGCGGTTTCGCTCTGCTGCCCGGTTTTCAGACCGAACTCACCGGGCTGAGTCACGACGAGGCGCTCGCGCTGCTGGTCGCCGGTTCGCGGCGGGGCGCGCAGGTGTTCGGCCTCGGCTCGGCGCTCGCTTCGGCCGTGCTGAAGGTGGTCGACGCGCTGCCGGAGGGTTACCGGGACACCGCGGCGGGAGCGGCGCGGCGGTTGCTTGTCGACCCGGAGATCGACCTGCTCTCCCGCCGGGTGGACGCCGAAGAGGTGCCCGACGCCGTGGTGACCGAGGTCCGCCGCGCGGTCTTCTCGGGGCACAAGCTGCGCATCCGGTACGCGGCCGTCGACCAGGCCCCGAAGTGGCGCACCGTGGATCCGATCGGCCTGGTCACCGTGCGCGGTCAGGGTTATCTGCTGGCCACGAGGTCCGGCGAGGACCGCACCTACCGGCTGGCGAGGATCACGGCCGCCGAAGAACTCGACGAACCCGCGGAGCGACCCGACCGCGTCGATCTGGATCGTGCCTGGCAGGACCGCAGCACCCGGTTCCGCACCGGCGGCGACCAGGTCGCCGTGCTGGTCAGAGTGCACCCGGCGCGGCGCGAAGAACTGGTGACGACCGCGCTAGCCGTCCACGCCGAGGAAGCCGGCGCGGACGGCTGGCTGCGGCTCGACGTGACCTTCCAAGATCCGAGACACGCCGAATGGGCCTTGTGGCAACTCGGCACGCAGGCGGAAGCTCTTGCCCCGCTCTGGCTGCGCACCTCGTTGCGCGACCGCGCCGCCGCGGTCGCGTCCTGCTACGGGGTGGTTCAGCCGAACATGCCGACTTCGTAG
- a CDS encoding carboxymuconolactone decarboxylase family protein, which produces MEARLNVFANPVAGKFMKYINSAGKVLADSGLPHATQELVKIRASQINGCGFCLDMHTKEAAHAGETAQRLHMVAGWREAKVFTDAERAALELTEQATRVADSAGVSDEVWANAAKHYDEDQLVALTGLIALINAYNRINVTVQQPAGDYEVGMFG; this is translated from the coding sequence ATGGAAGCCCGCCTGAACGTCTTCGCCAACCCCGTCGCAGGCAAGTTCATGAAGTACATCAACTCCGCGGGCAAGGTGCTGGCCGACTCGGGACTGCCGCACGCCACCCAGGAGCTCGTGAAGATCCGCGCCAGCCAGATCAACGGCTGCGGGTTCTGCCTCGACATGCACACCAAGGAGGCCGCGCACGCCGGTGAGACCGCGCAGCGCCTGCACATGGTCGCGGGCTGGCGCGAGGCCAAGGTCTTCACCGATGCCGAGCGTGCCGCGCTGGAGCTGACCGAGCAGGCCACCCGCGTCGCCGACTCCGCCGGCGTCAGCGACGAGGTCTGGGCCAACGCCGCCAAGCACTACGACGAGGACCAGCTCGTGGCGCTGACCGGCCTGATCGCGCTGATCAACGCCTACAACCGGATCAACGTCACCGTTCAGCAGCCCGCCGGTGACTACGAAGTCGGCATGTTCGGCTGA